The genomic region TCTCGACGCGCTCGAGCAGCCAGCGCGAGAGGTCGCAACCCTTCACGAGCAGGATCGGCGGTTCGCCCCGCCTGGCCAGCGCACCCCCCGATGCGCGAGCCGCGCGGCTTACGCCGCGCGGCCCCGGACAAGGGCCAGAGAGCCAGAGGTCAGAGGGCCGTCACGAACTTCTTCGCTTCCAGGAGAGCCCCGCTAGACAGGTCATCACTGTCATCCCGAGAAGCATCGTTCCGGGCTCGGGGACCGGACTCGCGACACGAAACCCGACGTCGCCGTCCTCGTAGGGCGGGTAGCCGACGCCCCCGTACGACGCGGCGAGGTAGCCGGCATCGTAGCCCCAGCCCCCACCCCGGATGCCCCGGCGCGGGCCGCTCACGATCTGCTCGTTCCACTCCCACACGTTCCCACCCTGGTCGAAGGTCCCGTACGGGCTCGCCGAGCCCGCGTAGGCGCCCACGTCCGTTACGTTGCCGACGGCGTTGTCGCAGTTCGCGGTGTTCGGCGCTGCCCCGGGCGCCACGCAGCCGGTCTGCGTGTTCGTTCCGGCCGGGTAGTCGAAGTAGGTCGCCGAGAGCCCGTCATAGTAGGCCGCCTTGTACCACTCGTTCTCGCTCGGCAGGAACGCGATCGCGCCCGGATTGCGCGTCACCGTGTACCCGTTGCTCGGCGTCGCCGTGCCTCCGAGCAGCGTGTAGGCACCGGTCTCCGTGTCGCCGCTGCCCTGCCCGTTGTGCAGCCAGTTCGTGAAGCGCATCGCGTCGTAGAACGACACGTAGTTCACCGGCTTGTCCTCCCAGCCGGCCTTCACGGCGTACGTGTAGCTGCCCGGGGAGCCGCTCCGGGTGATGCCGCCATAGGTCGCCATGTCGGTGCTGTAGAGCGCCAGCGGATCCGACCCTGCCTTGGCGTTCAGCAGCTCCGCGTACTGCGCGTTCGTGACCTCGTACCTGGAGATCCGGAATGCGTCCGCGACCGCGCCGCAGCTCGCCGAGAAGCAGTTGCTGCT from Deltaproteobacteria bacterium harbors:
- a CDS encoding SUMF1/EgtB/PvdO family nonheme iron enzyme; its protein translation is MRIRVLPLLTWFGLVAGLGLLAAPASAVTIDWVLVGDAGNAPDTLSSNCFSASCGAVADAFRISRYEVTNAQYAELLNAKAGSDPLALYSTDMATYGGITRSGSPGSYTYAVKAGWEDKPVNYVSFYDAMRFTNWLHNGQGSGDTETGAYTLLGGTATPSNGYTVTRNPGAIAFLPSENEWYKAAYYDGLSATYFDYPAGTNTQTGCVAPGAAPNTANCDNAVGNVTDVGAYAGSASPYGTFDQGGNVWEWNEQIVSGPRRGIRGGGWGYDAGYLAASYGGVGYPPYEDGDVGFRVASPVPEPGTMLLGMTVMTCLAGLSWKRRSS